From one Salvelinus alpinus chromosome 14, SLU_Salpinus.1, whole genome shotgun sequence genomic stretch:
- the LOC139538701 gene encoding ICOS ligand-like isoform X1 produces METYRTHFVMWTVLGLAAVFISASALSGLKGIVKQKVLLHCPCVNRNVRKTIIWQLEEHTTVLCHDGSNNHTTIGTRYENRVSLFLNEEKDNCSLLLSGITVADNGTYKCSFTANAFVYQKVILHVAASYSVCMDLVSDQASVSSGGGEGSGVHQCKASGGYPEGQIHWELEGHPLVNPSRRDVTHLDNFTGLYSLTSNLTIELSEGEKLQCVVENTALASNLTSNSSCNQKHMPMEHSSHYKVEVAAVVAVSLIVMFIVGVLLVFLLTRCCRRERSTKQRHREAGKRRDPVV; encoded by the exons ATGGAAACATACAG AACACACTTTGTCATGTGGACTGTCCTGGGATTAGCAGCAGTCTTCATCTCTGCCTCAG CCCTCTCAGGTTTGAAAGGAATTGTGAAACAGAAGGTCCTCCTGCATTGCCCCTGCGTAAATAGAAATGTGAGGAAGACAATTATCTGGCAGCTAGAAGAGCATACCACCGTTCTCTGTCATGATGGAAGTAATAACCACACAACCATAGGGACGAGATATGAAAACAGGGTCAGTCTCTTTCTAAATGAAGAGAAGGACAACTGTTCGCTGCTCCTCTCAGGCATCACTGTGGCAGACAACGGGACATACAAATGCTCCTTTACAGCCAACGCTTTTGTCTACCAAAAAGTCATTCTACATGTGGCTG cgaGCTACAGTGTCTGTATGGACCTCGTCTCAGACCAGGCTTCGGTGAGTTCcggagggggagaggggtcgGGGGTGCACCAGTGTAAAGCCTCTGGGGGCTATCCAGAGGGCCAGATTCACTGGGAGCTGGAAGGACATCCTCTGGTGAACCCCTCCAGGAGGGATGTGACCCACCTGGACAACTTTACAGGACTCTACAGCCTGACCAGCAACCTGACCATCGAGCTGAGTGAGGGTGAAAAACTGCAGTGTGTGGTGGAGAACACAGCCTTGGCCTCCAACCTCACCTCCAACTCTAGCTGCAATCAAAAGCATA tGCCCATGGAACATAGCAGTCATTATAAAGTAGAGGTTGCAGCAGTTGTGGCTGTCAGCCTGATTGTGATGTTTATTGTGGGAGTCCTGCTGGTGTTCTTACTAACTAGATGTTGCCGACGTGAAAGGTCAACG aagcagagacacagagaggcagGAAAGAGGCGTGACCCAGTCGTTTAA
- the LOC139538701 gene encoding ICOS ligand-like isoform X2 produces the protein METYRTHFVMWTVLGLAAVFISASALSGLKGIVKQKVLLHCPCVNRNVRKTIIWQLEEHTTVLCHDGSNNHTTIGTRYENRVSLFLNEEKDNCSLLLSGITVADNGTYKCSFTANAFVYQKVILHVAASYSVCMDLVSDQASVSSGGGEGSGVHQCKASGGYPEGQIHWELEGHPLVNPSRRDVTHLDNFTGLYSLTSNLTIELSEGEKLQCVVENTALASNLTSNSSCNQKHMPMEHSSHYKVEVAAVVAVSLIVMFIVGVLLVFLLTRCCRRERSTQRHREAGKRRDPVV, from the exons ATGGAAACATACAG AACACACTTTGTCATGTGGACTGTCCTGGGATTAGCAGCAGTCTTCATCTCTGCCTCAG CCCTCTCAGGTTTGAAAGGAATTGTGAAACAGAAGGTCCTCCTGCATTGCCCCTGCGTAAATAGAAATGTGAGGAAGACAATTATCTGGCAGCTAGAAGAGCATACCACCGTTCTCTGTCATGATGGAAGTAATAACCACACAACCATAGGGACGAGATATGAAAACAGGGTCAGTCTCTTTCTAAATGAAGAGAAGGACAACTGTTCGCTGCTCCTCTCAGGCATCACTGTGGCAGACAACGGGACATACAAATGCTCCTTTACAGCCAACGCTTTTGTCTACCAAAAAGTCATTCTACATGTGGCTG cgaGCTACAGTGTCTGTATGGACCTCGTCTCAGACCAGGCTTCGGTGAGTTCcggagggggagaggggtcgGGGGTGCACCAGTGTAAAGCCTCTGGGGGCTATCCAGAGGGCCAGATTCACTGGGAGCTGGAAGGACATCCTCTGGTGAACCCCTCCAGGAGGGATGTGACCCACCTGGACAACTTTACAGGACTCTACAGCCTGACCAGCAACCTGACCATCGAGCTGAGTGAGGGTGAAAAACTGCAGTGTGTGGTGGAGAACACAGCCTTGGCCTCCAACCTCACCTCCAACTCTAGCTGCAATCAAAAGCATA tGCCCATGGAACATAGCAGTCATTATAAAGTAGAGGTTGCAGCAGTTGTGGCTGTCAGCCTGATTGTGATGTTTATTGTGGGAGTCCTGCTGGTGTTCTTACTAACTAGATGTTGCCGACGTGAAAGGTCAACG cagagacacagagaggcagGAAAGAGGCGTGACCCAGTCGTTTAA